The nucleotide window ATAATATTAAAGCAGTTTGCAATTCCTTCGAAAGGAAAAAGCATTAACTTGCCCATCCAAGCAATATATGCTGAATGAAGATTTTCAATGCTTACAAAAACCTTTACTCCTGTCTTCCACTCTTCACCATAGCATCCATCAATCTCCATAACATCAGCACTTTTAATATACCTCTCAACAATCTTAAAAATTTCCTTTCCCTCTTCCTCATTAAATTTTCTCTGCCCTTTCCCAAGTTTTTCAGCCATGTAAAAAACCCTATCTGGCATTCGCCCTTTCTGGCGGGATGCAAATAGATATTGCCCATCTGATGTTAAAGCATAGTAAGGCTTAAGAAATTCTTTGAAGAATTCATCGCTTGGATTTTTTATGTGCATATTTGGAATATTTTGGCTATATACAATATTTTCCAGGAATTTTTGGGAGCAGGAAGAATGGGCCCGCGGAGATTTGAACTCCGGACCTCCCGGTTATCAGCCGGGCGCTCCAACCTGGCTAAGCTACGGGCCCTTAATGTGTATGCATTTTTCTTATATTAAATTAAAGTTTTTTGTTGCAATTAATACAATTTTTTACTCTTTTTGCACAACTTTTGTGATATAAAGCCCCGCAATCGCATCTTAAAATATTTGTCTCTTCCTTAAATGAACCAAGGCAAACAGAGCATTTTTCAATCTTTTCTTCTCCAATAATTACTTTCTTTTTTCTTAACAAGAAATAAGCCGGAATTGCTGCAAGAGGAACAAGAAAAGATAAATAGATGAGATAATTTCTTTCATATTTTATTAAAATTTCAATTTCATTGTTTCTTTCATCTTTTTCTTCTATTTCATTTTCAGGATCAACCACAATTCTTGCCTTATTTATTCCTTCGATGAGAATTTCTTTCTCATATTCTTCAGAAATATTAAATTTAAAGGATGAAAAATTTTCATCCAAAAAGATATAGCATTTAACATTCTCAGAATAACCTCCATCGTTCCTTATTTTAATTCGCAATCTTAGCTCATCCCCTTTCTTCGGTTTTTCTGGCAGATAATATGCTTCAACATAGAAATCCGGCATAATAACATCTATCGTATAATTTTTCTCCCAATAAGCCAAACCATCATAAACCTTAA belongs to Thermoplasmatales archaeon and includes:
- a CDS encoding PKD domain-containing protein: VDNDGIAEYNGSGPPPSTKQHVYTTPGNYTARLIVRDDKGANSTANLQIIVMSNISVDFDFSPLAPAPNVEVKFFALVEAKNYTWNFGDGNVSYEKNPKHAYSREGRYRVWLKVYDGLAYWEKNYTIDVIMPDFYVEAYYLPEKPKKGDELRLRIKIRNDGGYSENVKCYIFLDENFSSFKFNISEEYEKEILIEGINKARIVVDPENEIEEKDERNNEIEILIKYERNYLIYLSFLVPLAAIPAYFLLRKKKVIIGEEKIEKCSVCLGSFKEETNILRCDCGALYHKSCAKRVKNCINCNKKL